One Phyllostomus discolor isolate MPI-MPIP mPhyDis1 chromosome 10, mPhyDis1.pri.v3, whole genome shotgun sequence genomic window carries:
- the SPAM1 gene encoding hyaluronidase PH-20 gives MGVLKFKHIFFRSFVGSSGASQVVFAFLLIPCCLTKDFRAPPFIPDIPFLWAWNAPTEPCSKRFNVSIDLSLFSLIGNPQKDAIGQPVTLFYFDRLGLYPHIDKNGRNQHGGIPQLGSLQAHLAKVQTDIDHYMPKDDKGLAIIDWEEWRPVWARNWKPKDIYRNRSVELVQQQNPQLSLANATNLAKQQYETAGRKYMQKTLELVKSLRPKHLWGYYLFPDCYNHHYTKPQYNGSCFELEKRRNDELNWLWNESTALFPSIYLNTFLKSNPRAPLFVRNRVQEAIRVSKVPNVRSPLPIFIYTRPVFTDVSSQYLAQEDLVSTLGETISLGASGVIMWGSFNLSQSVDTCVKLHNYLATTLNPYLINITLASKICSQVFCQDKGICTRKIWDSNNYLHLNPLNFAIETSADGTFKIKGEPSNEDLKNFAEHFHCSCYANDDCQKEVVITDTHTINVCAAAGVCLNTVLNEKEDPLYSNLVLFISFLIILLIIIIIIAVFFVQTNSMA, from the exons ATGGGAGTGCTGAAGTTCAAACATATCTTCTTTAGGAGCTTTGTTGGGTCCAGCGGAGCATCCCAGGTTGTGTTCGCCTTCCTTCTGATACCCTGTTGCTTGACTAAGGATTTCAGAGCACCCCCTTTTATCCCAGATATTCCTTTCCTCTGGGCTTGGAATGCCCCAACTGAACCTTGTTCTAAGAGGTTTAATGTGTCCATAGATTTGAGTCTCTTCTCTTTAATAGGAAACCCCCAAAAAGATGCCATAGGACAGCCcgttacattattttattttgatagacTTGGCTTATATCCTCATATAGATAAGAATGGCAGGAATCAGCATGGAGGAATACCCCAGTTGGGCTCCTTACAAGCACATTTGGCTAAAGTTCAGACAGACATTGACCATTACATGCCAAAAGACGACAAGGGCTTGGCCATTATTGACTGGGAAGAATGGAGGCCTGTCTGggcaagaaactggaaacctaAAGATATTTACAGAAATCGGTCTGTTGAGTTGGTTCAGCAACAAAATCCACAACTTAGTCTCGCAAATGCCACAAATCTAGCCAAACAACAATAtgaaacagcaggaagaaaatacatgcaaaagACTTTAGAATTGGTAAAATCACTTCGGCCAAAACACTTATGGGGTTATTACCTTTTTCCTGACTGTTACAATCATCATTATACTAAACCTCAATATAATGGGAGTTGCTTTGaattggaaaagagaagaaatgatgaGCTCAACTGGCTGTGGAATGAAAGCACTGCCCTTTTTCCATCCATCTATTTGAATACCTTCCTAAAGTCTAATCCACGAGCTCCACTCTTTGTCCGTAATCGTGTTCAGGAAGCCATTCGGGTTTCTAAAGTACCAAATGTTCGAAGTCCACTTCCAATTTTTATATATACTCGTCCAGTTTTTACTGATGTATCTTCTCAATACCTTGCTCAG GAAGACCTTGTGAGCACACTTGGTGAAACTATTTCTCTAGGTGCCTCTGGAGTTATAATGTGGGGAAGCTTCAATTTAAGCCAAAGTGTG GACACCTGCGTAAAACTACACAATTACTTGGCGACTACACTGAACCCTTACTTAATCAACATCACCCTGGCATCCAAAATATGTAGCCAAGTGTTTTGTCAAGACAAAGGAATTTGCACAAGGAAAATCTGGGACTCAAATAACTATCTTCACCTGAACCCATTGAATTTTGCTATTGAAACTAGTGCAgatggaacatttaaaataaaaggggaACCCTCAAATGAAGACCTGAAAAACTTTGCCGAACATTTTCATTGCAGCTGTTATGCCAACGACGACTGTCAGAAGGAAGTTGTTATAACAGATACTCATACTATCAATGTGTGCGCTGCTGCAGGTGTTTGTTTAAATACTGTCTTGAATGAAAAAGAGGACCCACTGTATTCAAATTTAGTGctctttatatcatttttaataatactattaataataataataataatcgcAGTATTTTTTGTGCAAACAAATAGCATGGCATGA